In one window of Haloimpatiens sp. FM7315 DNA:
- a CDS encoding LCP family protein, whose translation MKTNMSPTEMLSYGMGVTKVDKANINMTTLQGDGKYISKISYFIYDENKNLEVLKILRGSKPMSIDIESLKIKVINGTSKSGLASNFKEYINKKGYGSVEVGNGEKSTESKIIFHKEIDDDSIRSIKREFKIDNVDKNMDSQDDCDVTVILGEDHEYIK comes from the coding sequence GTGAAGACTAATATGTCACCTACTGAAATGTTATCTTATGGAATGGGTGTAACTAAGGTTGATAAGGCAAATATCAATATGACTACTTTGCAGGGTGATGGCAAATACATATCTAAAATTTCTTATTTTATATATGATGAGAATAAAAATTTAGAAGTTTTAAAAATTTTAAGAGGATCAAAACCTATGTCAATAGATATAGAATCTCTAAAAATAAAAGTTATTAATGGAACAAGTAAAAGCGGACTTGCTTCTAATTTTAAAGAATATATAAATAAAAAAGGATATGGATCTGTAGAAGTTGGAAATGGGGAGAAATCTACTGAATCAAAAATTATTTTTCATAAGGAAATTGATGATGATTCAATTCGCAGTATAAAAAGAGAGTTTAAGATTGATAATGTTGATAAGAATATGGATTCTCAAGATGATTGTGATGTTACTGTTATTTTAGGAGAAGACCACG
- a CDS encoding LCP family protein codes for MGKNIEGNKDKEQIETAEVKKNDPINVLLMGVDIGDPKLKGDNVPKRTDTMLVIHYDPAEKSAQIVSVPRDTKVEINGRTEKINNAHAINGIKGAIDSVESLLDIDINYYVRLDYEGFRQVIDAIGGVDMPIERNMNYDDDAQNLHIHFEKGTVTHLDGKKAEEFLGGEKITMVLVLLMET; via the coding sequence ATGGGAAAAAATATAGAAGGAAATAAAGATAAAGAGCAAATAGAAACTGCTGAGGTAAAGAAGAATGATCCTATAAATGTACTTTTAATGGGAGTAGATATAGGTGACCCAAAATTAAAAGGCGATAATGTCCCAAAACGAACAGATACTATGTTAGTTATACACTATGATCCCGCTGAAAAGAGTGCACAAATTGTATCTGTTCCTAGAGATACAAAGGTTGAAATTAATGGCAGAACAGAAAAAATTAATAATGCACATGCTATAAATGGCATTAAAGGTGCTATAGATTCAGTTGAATCATTGCTAGATATAGATATAAACTATTACGTTAGATTAGATTACGAAGGCTTTAGACAGGTGATAGATGCCATAGGTGGCGTTGATATGCCAATTGAAAGAAATATGAATTATGATGACGATGCACAAAATTTACATATACATTTTGAGAAAGGTACAGTTACTCATTTAGACGGAAAAAAAGCGGAAGAGTTTTTAGGTGGAGAAAAAATAACAATGGTGCTGGTTTTGCTGATGGAGACTTAG
- the yqeK gene encoding bis(5'-nucleosyl)-tetraphosphatase (symmetrical) YqeK, with the protein MWNEDTMIGYLKDNLKEERFIHSIGVRDVAQKLASVYDESIMNKARIAGLIHDCAKNLSDEKLLDLVKKEKFKLDEVTKNNLQLLHGFAGAIIAKNIMKVEDLDILNAIKCHTTGKENMSILEKIIYLSDFIEPSREFHGVDSIRELAFENLDEAVIKAFDSTINYVIAKKGLLHKDTIFARNYMILKNLKGGTVMTRNKNSKKIQKIKNRLVRMAF; encoded by the coding sequence ATGTGGAACGAAGATACTATGATAGGTTATCTAAAGGATAACTTAAAAGAAGAAAGATTTATACATAGTATAGGAGTTAGAGATGTAGCTCAGAAATTGGCATCAGTATATGATGAGTCTATAATGAATAAAGCGAGAATTGCAGGTCTCATCCATGATTGTGCTAAAAATTTAAGTGATGAAAAATTACTAGACCTTGTAAAAAAGGAAAAGTTTAAATTAGATGAAGTTACAAAAAATAACCTGCAACTATTGCATGGTTTTGCTGGAGCTATAATAGCTAAAAACATCATGAAGGTGGAAGATTTAGATATATTAAATGCAATAAAGTGTCATACTACAGGAAAAGAGAATATGTCTATTTTAGAGAAAATAATATATTTATCTGATTTTATTGAGCCGTCTAGAGAATTTCATGGAGTTGACAGTATTAGAGAATTAGCCTTTGAAAATCTTGATGAAGCAGTAATTAAAGCTTTTGATAGTACTATAAATTATGTAATTGCAAAGAAGGGTCTTTTGCATAAGGATACAATATTTGCAAGAAACTATATGATTTTAAAAAATTTAAAAGGTGGGACAGTGATGACAAGGAATAAAAATAGTAAAAAAATTCAAAAGATAAAAAACCGTCTAGTACGCATGGCGTTTTGA
- the nadD gene encoding nicotinate-nucleotide adenylyltransferase — MKKKAIFGGTFDPIHIGHLHIAYKALYDLKLDEIIFVPSGNPPHKDNKKVTDSKLRYDMVKKAIENEDRFSINDYEIKKQGLSYTYETLDFFNELEKNTKWYFITGVDCLMDIEKWKNVSKILSKCKFIVFNRPGYNIYDILDRKSFVENKYNKKIEFLDIPILDISSTYIREMIGKGEKVYYILPNGVDTYIRENNLYI; from the coding sequence ATGAAGAAAAAGGCAATTTTTGGTGGGACTTTTGACCCAATTCACATAGGCCATTTGCATATAGCCTACAAGGCTTTATATGATTTAAAATTAGATGAGATAATTTTTGTACCAAGTGGGAATCCGCCCCATAAAGATAATAAAAAAGTAACGGATTCGAAACTTAGATATGATATGGTAAAAAAAGCTATAGAAAATGAAGATAGATTTTCTATTAATGATTATGAAATAAAAAAGCAAGGGTTAAGTTATACATACGAAACCCTTGATTTCTTTAATGAATTAGAAAAAAACACTAAATGGTATTTTATAACAGGTGTAGATTGTTTAATGGATATAGAAAAGTGGAAAAATGTTTCGAAAATATTATCAAAATGTAAATTTATTGTTTTTAATAGACCTGGGTATAATATTTATGATATATTAGATAGAAAGAGCTTTGTTGAAAATAAATATAATAAAAAGATAGAATTTCTGGATATACCAATACTGGACATTTCCTCTACTTATATAAGAGAGATGATTGGGAAAGGTGAAAAAGTATATTACATACTACCTAATGGAGTTGATACTTATATAAGAGAAAACAATTTATATATTTAG
- the yhbY gene encoding ribosome assembly RNA-binding protein YhbY, whose protein sequence is MITSKQRSFLRGLANSIEPIFQVGKGGINEAFLKQVEDALEAREIIKLKVLNNSDFTAREASDNICEAIDCEGIQAIGSKFVLYKKSKNKSKIELPK, encoded by the coding sequence ATGATAACAAGTAAACAGAGAAGCTTTTTAAGGGGCCTTGCAAACAGTATTGAGCCAATATTTCAAGTTGGAAAGGGCGGAATTAATGAGGCTTTTTTAAAGCAAGTAGAAGATGCTTTAGAAGCAAGAGAGATAATTAAATTAAAGGTTTTAAATAATAGTGATTTTACAGCTAGAGAAGCTTCAGATAATATTTGTGAGGCTATTGATTGCGAAGGAATTCAAGCTATAGGAAGCAAGTTCGTTTTATATAAAAAATCTAAAAATAAATCAAAAATTGAGTTGCCAAAATAA
- the obgE gene encoding GTPase ObgE produces the protein MFVDMAKIFVKSGKGGDGAISFRREKYVALGGPDGGDGGRGGDVILIAESQLTTLLDFTYKRKYVAEPGDNGSNSKCYGKDGKNLYIKVPVGTIVRDFDTKKIMADLAHEGDSYVVAKGGKGGKGNAKFATPTRQAPRFAEPGMPGEDRFVQLELKLLADVGLIGFPNVGKSTLLSMVSKAKPKIANYHFTTLKPNLGVVSVPEAPAFVMADIPGIIEGAAEGTGLGLQFLRHIERTRLLIHVVDISGVEGRNALEDFKKINEELKKYSVKLWDRPQIVAANKSDMLYDDEVYNEFKSELKKMGFDKVFKISAATKEGVDELMKESARILSTIPVKELYIPEEELFKAEEKRFTYTIRVDENDGAYVVEGSFIDRLLTAVNVKDPDSLRYFHKVLKNKGIFAELKEMGINDGEIVRLNDFEFEFLD, from the coding sequence ATGTTTGTAGATATGGCAAAAATATTTGTTAAATCAGGAAAAGGCGGAGATGGGGCTATTTCCTTTAGAAGAGAAAAATATGTAGCACTAGGTGGACCTGATGGCGGAGATGGTGGACGTGGTGGAGATGTTATTTTAATTGCGGAATCACAATTAACCACACTATTAGATTTTACATATAAGAGAAAATATGTAGCTGAACCTGGAGATAACGGTTCTAATAGCAAGTGTTATGGCAAAGATGGTAAAAATCTTTATATAAAAGTTCCTGTAGGAACTATTGTAAGAGATTTTGATACAAAGAAGATAATGGCTGATTTAGCTCATGAGGGAGATTCTTATGTTGTGGCAAAGGGTGGAAAAGGCGGAAAAGGAAACGCCAAGTTTGCTACTCCGACTAGGCAAGCACCGAGATTTGCAGAGCCTGGTATGCCGGGAGAAGATAGATTTGTACAGTTAGAATTAAAATTACTAGCTGATGTTGGTCTTATAGGGTTCCCTAACGTAGGAAAATCAACTCTTCTGTCTATGGTATCTAAAGCTAAGCCTAAAATTGCAAATTATCATTTTACTACACTAAAACCTAATTTAGGTGTGGTTTCTGTTCCGGAAGCACCTGCTTTTGTAATGGCGGATATTCCAGGTATAATAGAGGGAGCAGCTGAGGGAACAGGTCTTGGACTTCAGTTTTTAAGACATATTGAAAGAACTAGACTTTTAATACATGTTGTTGATATATCTGGAGTAGAAGGAAGAAATGCTTTAGAAGATTTTAAAAAGATAAATGAAGAATTGAAAAAATATAGCGTTAAATTATGGGATAGACCTCAAATAGTTGCAGCTAATAAGAGTGATATGCTTTATGATGATGAGGTATACAATGAATTCAAGTCTGAATTGAAAAAAATGGGCTTTGATAAAGTATTCAAAATATCTGCAGCTACTAAAGAAGGGGTAGATGAGCTTATGAAAGAGAGCGCTAGAATTCTAAGCACAATACCTGTTAAAGAGCTATATATACCTGAAGAGGAATTATTTAAAGCAGAAGAAAAGAGATTCACTTATACTATAAGAGTGGATGAAAATGATGGAGCGTATGTTGTTGAAGGGTCATTTATCGATAGACTTTTAACAGCAGTTAATGTAAAAGATCCAGATTCACTTAGATATTTTCATAAAGTTCTAAAAAACAAGGGTATATTTGCAGAACTTAAGGAAATGGGTATAAATGATGGAGAAATAGTAAGATTAAATGACTTTGAATTTGAGTTCTTAGACTAG
- a CDS encoding Spo0B domain-containing protein: protein MGNIDDLVTLLRIRRHDFMNDLQIIYGYLQIDKIKEAKDYIRNMSKRNEILSVFYNLGDNYLALCFENSLMDLWKRDVEVVLDVEIDHLDKSIFEVDYDKKINLVNNIFNDIENIKSKFVYIYLYEDEKGKNLFIGNSEELVEELNWLDEWDEVDINMENVKLHKCVYEDNVAYKILCLSQC from the coding sequence GTGGGGAATATTGATGATTTGGTAACATTACTTAGAATTAGAAGACATGATTTTATGAATGATTTGCAAATAATATATGGGTATTTGCAAATAGATAAGATTAAAGAAGCGAAAGATTACATAAGAAATATGAGTAAAAGGAATGAAATCCTTAGTGTATTTTATAATTTAGGAGATAATTATTTAGCACTGTGTTTTGAAAATTCCTTAATGGATTTATGGAAAAGAGATGTTGAGGTAGTATTAGATGTTGAGATAGATCATTTAGACAAGTCAATTTTTGAAGTGGATTATGATAAAAAAATTAATTTAGTAAATAATATATTTAATGACATTGAAAATATCAAATCTAAGTTTGTTTATATATATTTGTACGAGGATGAAAAGGGTAAAAATCTATTTATAGGGAATAGCGAAGAATTAGTAGAGGAATTAAACTGGCTGGACGAGTGGGATGAAGTTGATATAAACATGGAAAATGTAAAATTACATAAATGTGTTTATGAAGATAATGTTGCCTATAAAATTCTTTGTCTTTCTCAGTGTTAA
- the rpmA gene encoding 50S ribosomal protein L27, whose product MLLVNLQLLAHKKGVGSSKNGRDSESKRLGTKCADGQFVLAGNILVRQRGTKIHPGLNVGRGGDDTLFAKIDGVVKYERVGKDKKKASIYPVDLEIAE is encoded by the coding sequence ATGTTGTTAGTTAATTTACAATTACTAGCTCATAAAAAAGGAGTTGGTAGTTCTAAGAACGGAAGAGACAGTGAATCTAAGAGACTTGGAACTAAATGTGCAGATGGACAATTTGTTTTAGCTGGTAATATACTAGTTAGACAAAGGGGAACAAAAATTCATCCAGGTCTTAATGTAGGAAGAGGCGGAGATGATACTCTTTTTGCTAAAATAGATGGAGTAGTTAAATATGAAAGAGTGGGTAAAGATAAGAAAAAAGCAAGTATTTACCCAGTTGATCTAGAAATCGCTGAATAG
- a CDS encoding ribosomal-processing cysteine protease Prp: MINVKSKACNGNIVSISLKGHSGYSEAGSDVVCSAVTAISCSIGDGILNVLKVKANCIADEGRILISLENNSLDDIEECQVLMKTLLLGLRNIESNYGDYIKVFEEEV; encoded by the coding sequence ATGATTAATGTGAAATCTAAGGCTTGTAATGGAAACATAGTTTCAATTAGCCTTAAGGGTCATTCTGGATATTCTGAGGCAGGCTCTGATGTGGTTTGTAGTGCAGTTACTGCTATATCTTGCTCTATTGGAGACGGGATATTAAATGTGCTGAAAGTCAAGGCAAATTGCATTGCAGATGAGGGAAGGATACTTATAAGTTTAGAGAATAATTCTTTAGATGATATAGAAGAATGTCAAGTCTTGATGAAAACTTTGCTTTTAGGTCTAAGAAATATTGAAAGTAATTACGGTGATTATATAAAAGTGTTCGAAGAGGAGGTGTAA
- the rplU gene encoding 50S ribosomal protein L21, giving the protein MYAVVATGGKQYKVSQGDVVFVEKLDAEVDSTVELTEVLVVSKDGNVVVGKPVVEGAKVVAKVLEQGKAKKVIVFKYKPKKHFRKKQGHRQPFTKLQIEAIEA; this is encoded by the coding sequence ATGTACGCAGTTGTAGCAACAGGAGGAAAACAATACAAAGTATCTCAAGGAGATGTTGTATTTGTTGAAAAATTAGACGCTGAGGTTGATTCTACAGTAGAATTAACAGAAGTTCTTGTAGTAAGCAAGGACGGAAATGTAGTTGTTGGAAAGCCTGTAGTTGAAGGTGCTAAAGTAGTAGCTAAAGTACTTGAACAAGGAAAAGCTAAAAAGGTTATTGTATTTAAATACAAACCTAAGAAGCATTTCAGAAAAAAACAAGGCCACAGACAACCATTCACTAAGTTACAAATAGAAGCAATAGAAGCATAA
- a CDS encoding TIGR03936 family radical SAM-associated protein: MRYLIKCTKEDEIKFISHLDFLRTLQRIIRRTDLKAEYSKGFNPHLALSIAQPLSVGVFSSAEYCDVYFEDEVDENEIKNKLMGVTPRGVKILDVVKALEDKKLPPSMALVEAASHIISIPFEKTLNLEAEFKKLLSSKEWNIIKKSKKAIEK; this comes from the coding sequence GTGCGATATTTAATTAAGTGTACTAAAGAGGATGAAATTAAATTCATATCACATTTAGATTTTTTAAGAACCTTACAGAGAATCATAAGAAGAACAGATTTAAAGGCAGAATACTCCAAAGGCTTTAATCCTCATTTAGCTTTATCTATAGCCCAGCCTCTTTCTGTTGGAGTGTTTTCATCAGCTGAATACTGTGATGTATATTTTGAGGATGAAGTAGATGAAAATGAAATTAAAAATAAATTAATGGGAGTTACTCCAAGAGGGGTTAAAATTTTAGATGTAGTTAAGGCTTTAGAAGACAAAAAGTTACCACCTTCTATGGCATTAGTTGAGGCAGCTTCCCATATTATAAGTATACCTTTTGAAAAAACCTTAAATTTAGAAGCAGAATTTAAAAAGCTTTTGAGTAGTAAAGAGTGGAACATAATAAAAAAGAGCAAAAAGGCGATAGAGAAGTAA
- a CDS encoding TIGR03960 family B12-binding radical SAM protein, which produces MRKISDDILFKVEKPARYIGGEYNSFNKDKNKVDIRFAFCFPDVYEVGMSHLGLKILYYVLNKREDTFCERAFAPWPDMEKLMRENNVPLYTLETKDSLKEFDFVAFTLQYEMSYTNILNMLNMSGIEVRASKRSEEDPIVLCGGPCAYNPEPLYDIADIFSIGEGEEHLNDVLDLYNKMKKEGKSKDEFLRQASKIKGTYVPKFYDVEYKEDGTIKEFKALSDEVPKKITKRIINNFRDVEYPTNLIVPYTEIVHDRIMLETFRGCTRGCRFCQAGMIYRPVREKDSEKLTELADELLKNTGYQEISLTSLSICDYSNIKNLIFSLIERYKDRKVSVSLPSIRIDSFAVDLIKEIQKVRKTGLTFAPEAGTQRMRDVINKGVTEQNLIDSVSSAFKSGWSTLKLYFMIGLPFETMEDVMGIADLGDKVVQEYFNIPKDERQKGLRVTISTSIFVPKPFTPFQWVPQDNMESVREKISTLRKNIKRKQIVYNWHESLVSYMEAIFARGDRRICDVLVKAFEKGAKFDGWNEYFNFQIWQEALEECGVDGDFYAYRQREYEEILPWDFIDVGVTKEFLIKESEKAKKGEVTPDCRQGCKMCGINTNENLKEGKCFEGAIFN; this is translated from the coding sequence ATGAGAAAGATTTCTGATGATATTTTGTTTAAGGTTGAAAAACCAGCTAGATATATTGGTGGAGAATATAATTCTTTTAATAAGGATAAAAATAAAGTTGACATAAGATTTGCATTTTGTTTTCCAGACGTATATGAAGTAGGAATGTCACATTTAGGACTAAAGATACTTTACTATGTGCTAAATAAAAGGGAAGATACTTTTTGTGAAAGGGCTTTTGCTCCATGGCCGGATATGGAAAAGTTAATGAGAGAGAATAATGTTCCTTTATATACTCTTGAGACTAAAGATTCCCTAAAAGAGTTTGATTTTGTTGCATTTACTCTTCAATATGAAATGAGTTATACAAATATTTTAAATATGCTAAATATGAGTGGAATAGAAGTAAGGGCTTCTAAAAGAAGTGAAGAAGATCCTATAGTGCTTTGTGGAGGACCTTGTGCTTATAATCCTGAACCTCTTTATGATATAGCTGATATATTTTCAATTGGAGAAGGGGAAGAACATTTAAATGATGTTTTAGATTTATACAATAAGATGAAAAAAGAAGGAAAATCAAAGGATGAATTTTTAAGGCAAGCATCTAAAATCAAAGGAACTTATGTACCTAAATTTTATGATGTAGAATATAAAGAAGATGGTACTATAAAAGAATTCAAAGCCCTTAGTGATGAAGTTCCTAAAAAAATTACTAAGAGAATAATAAATAACTTTAGAGACGTTGAATATCCTACTAATTTGATTGTTCCTTATACAGAAATAGTCCATGACAGAATAATGCTTGAAACCTTTAGGGGATGTACTAGAGGATGTAGATTTTGTCAGGCAGGAATGATATATAGGCCAGTTAGGGAGAAGGATAGTGAAAAGCTAACAGAACTTGCAGATGAGCTATTAAAAAACACTGGCTATCAAGAGATATCCCTTACTTCTCTTAGTATATGCGATTACTCTAATATTAAAAATTTAATATTTTCATTAATTGAAAGATATAAAGATAGAAAGGTGTCAGTTTCTTTACCTTCTATTAGAATTGATTCCTTTGCAGTTGATTTAATTAAAGAAATTCAAAAGGTCAGAAAAACTGGGCTTACTTTTGCACCAGAGGCTGGTACTCAGAGAATGAGAGATGTAATAAATAAAGGGGTTACTGAACAAAATTTAATTGACTCAGTTAGCAGTGCTTTTAAATCTGGTTGGAGTACTCTTAAATTGTATTTCATGATAGGATTACCTTTTGAAACTATGGAAGATGTAATGGGGATAGCTGACCTTGGGGATAAAGTTGTTCAAGAGTATTTTAATATTCCTAAAGATGAAAGACAAAAAGGTCTTAGGGTGACTATAAGCACTTCAATATTTGTACCAAAACCTTTTACTCCTTTCCAGTGGGTACCACAAGATAATATGGAAAGTGTACGAGAAAAAATATCAACTTTAAGAAAAAACATTAAGAGAAAACAAATTGTGTATAATTGGCATGAGTCCCTTGTAAGTTACATGGAAGCAATATTTGCAAGAGGGGATAGAAGGATTTGCGATGTTTTAGTTAAGGCTTTTGAAAAAGGAGCAAAATTTGATGGCTGGAATGAATATTTTAATTTTCAGATTTGGCAGGAAGCATTAGAAGAATGTGGAGTTGATGGAGACTTCTATGCATATAGACAAAGAGAATATGAGGAAATACTTCCTTGGGATTTTATAGATGTTGGAGTGACAAAAGAGTTTTTAATTAAAGAAAGCGAAAAAGCAAAAAAAGGAGAAGTTACTCCTGATTGTAGACAGGGTTGTAAGATGTGTGGAATAAATACAAATGAAAATTTAAAAGAAGGGAAGTGTTTTGAAGGTGCGATATTTAATTAA
- a CDS encoding site-2 protease family protein has translation MNWTYYLFITNLSIGVFNLIPALPLDGGRILRDILNFRYYYKKSNIIAINVSICIAFIILFLYLVLFFSNNNIYNINLGLIGIFILSCALRERERISYLIMGDIIKKKFKFLRKRYIENRSMSVYYKENLLFLMNLIDVNRYNIFYVLDENMKIISVIHEGEIIEALKQCGNITIEEYIELK, from the coding sequence GTGAATTGGACTTATTATTTGTTTATAACAAATTTATCTATAGGAGTGTTTAATTTAATACCAGCTTTGCCACTAGATGGTGGAAGAATACTTAGGGATATATTAAATTTTAGATATTATTATAAAAAATCTAATATAATAGCTATTAATGTAAGTATATGTATTGCTTTTATAATTTTATTTTTGTATTTGGTTTTGTTTTTTTCAAATAATAATATTTATAACATTAATTTGGGATTAATAGGAATTTTCATATTAAGCTGTGCTTTGAGAGAAAGGGAAAGGATATCATACTTAATTATGGGAGATATTATAAAGAAGAAGTTTAAATTTTTACGTAAAAGATATATTGAAAATAGATCTATGTCTGTATATTATAAAGAAAATTTATTATTTCTAATGAATCTAATAGATGTTAATAGGTATAATATATTTTATGTATTAGATGAAAATATGAAAATAATAAGTGTAATACATGAAGGAGAAATCATAGAAGCCTTAAAACAATGTGGAAATATAACCATTGAAGAATATATAGAGTTAAAGTAA
- a CDS encoding site-2 protease family protein, whose amino-acid sequence MIKFNKYFVWLFLLLIIIGFKGKIIISFSVVFCHELIHYLTARILGFSGFDIEILPIGTVLKLKDLDDAKPLEDIIISISGPLFNLLCALILYIFL is encoded by the coding sequence ATGATTAAATTTAACAAATATTTTGTTTGGCTTTTTTTACTTCTTATTATAATAGGTTTTAAAGGAAAAATAATAATTTCATTTTCAGTAGTTTTTTGTCATGAACTAATACACTATTTAACTGCAAGAATTTTAGGATTTTCAGGATTTGATATAGAAATCTTACCCATAGGTACAGTACTTAAATTAAAGGATTTAGATGATGCAAAGCCTTTGGAAGACATAATTATTTCTATATCAGGTCCTTTATTTAATTTATTATGCGCTTTAATTTTATATATTTTTTTATAA
- a CDS encoding M23 family metallopeptidase: MGNYNSQYRDYYNSILNNRKTYSLDSSKPDVKNNNNFILKRIIRDLTGVLVLSLFILSLKIVVTPRTKMVYEYSKKIVNENYDYKKAFNNIKNIDIKNMKDYTKNFIDKISSKFNSSNLMEVDKNTEFDYIPPCSGKVVSGFGERVDPISGEKKIHKGIDIAVAENTPVKVVEEGKVKKIGEDVSFGKYIIIDHGKGLESKYAHLNEASVKEGQLVKKGDSIAKSGNTGKSTGPHLHLEIIYMGENIDPSKLIGI, translated from the coding sequence ATGGGGAATTACAATTCACAGTATAGAGACTACTACAACTCTATATTAAATAATAGAAAAACATATTCATTAGATAGTAGTAAGCCTGATGTAAAAAATAATAATAATTTTATATTAAAAAGAATAATAAGAGATTTAACAGGTGTACTTGTGCTATCTTTATTTATACTAAGTTTAAAAATAGTAGTTACTCCTAGAACTAAAATGGTATATGAATATTCTAAAAAAATCGTAAATGAAAATTATGATTATAAGAAAGCTTTTAATAACATAAAAAACATAGATATAAAAAATATGAAAGACTATACAAAGAATTTTATAGATAAAATAAGTTCTAAGTTTAACAGTTCAAATCTAATGGAGGTAGACAAAAACACAGAGTTTGATTACATACCTCCTTGCAGTGGAAAAGTTGTATCAGGGTTTGGAGAAAGAGTAGACCCAATTTCAGGAGAGAAGAAAATACATAAGGGAATTGATATAGCTGTGGCAGAAAATACTCCTGTTAAAGTAGTAGAAGAGGGAAAAGTAAAAAAAATTGGGGAAGATGTATCTTTTGGAAAGTATATCATAATAGATCATGGAAAAGGATTAGAGAGCAAGTATGCTCATCTAAATGAAGCCTCAGTAAAGGAGGGACAACTAGTTAAGAAAGGAGACAGTATTGCTAAAAGTGGAAATACAGGTAAGAGCACAGGACCCCATTTACATTTGGAAATAATCTATATGGGAGAAAATATAGATCCAAGTAAATTAATAGGAATATAA
- the mgsA gene encoding methylglyoxal synthase: MKIAFIAHDNKKDDVIDFVKRYKDVFEKHELYATGTTGRLLNEIVGLKVQRFLSGPLGGDQQIGAKVALGELDLVVFLRDPLTVQPHEPDVNALLRICDVHHVPLATNVGTAEIFVKALKSHIDD; encoded by the coding sequence ATGAAAATAGCATTTATTGCTCATGACAACAAGAAAGATGATGTAATTGATTTTGTAAAGAGGTATAAGGATGTTTTTGAAAAACATGAACTTTATGCTACAGGCACAACAGGGAGATTGTTAAATGAAATAGTAGGATTAAAGGTTCAAAGATTTTTATCAGGACCATTAGGTGGAGATCAACAAATAGGAGCTAAAGTTGCATTAGGGGAACTAGATTTAGTTGTATTTTTAAGAGATCCACTTACAGTGCAACCTCATGAACCTGATGTTAATGCATTACTTAGAATTTGTGATGTGCACCATGTACCACTTGCAACCAATGTAGGTACTGCTGAAATTTTTGTGAAGGCTTTAAAATCCCATATTGATGATTAA